A single genomic interval of Rhododendron vialii isolate Sample 1 chromosome 3a, ASM3025357v1 harbors:
- the LOC131320403 gene encoding ycf20-like protein, with protein MLESSLPLMENGIYTKLYIMPRRCHTILNWNNIPIFKGQTLKLGMKSAPSPKKSSLQKRQVWKIAFALDTGGIPSGGQEAQDRLDDDAKGLRGTRLGRIASAGGKQLLEKLNAARKNFPMKVFLVLLGFYTANALATILGQTGDWDVLVAGVVVAAIEGIGMLMYRRRKRPSLTTGRLQSLVAMINYWKAGVCLGLFVDAFKLGS; from the exons ATGTTGGAGTCATCTCTGCCATTGATGGAAAATGGAATCTATACAAAGTTATATATTATGCCTAGAAGATGTCATACTATCCTGAACTGGAACAATATACCAATTTTCAAAGGGCAAACATTGAAGCTTGGCATGAAGTCTGCACCTTCCCCTAAAAAAAG TTCTCTCCAGAAAAGACAGGTTTGGAAAATAGCCTTTGCTTTAGACACTGGTGGAATTCCCAGTGGTGGACAAGAAGCCCAAGACCGCCTTGACGACGATGCCAAGGGCCTGCGCGGGACCCGATTGGGCCGGATAGCGAGTGCAGGCGGGAAACAGCTGTTGGAGAAACTGAACGCGGCTAGAAAGAACTTTCCCATGAAGGTATTTCTAGTTCTACTGGGCTTCTACACGGCAAATGCACTGGCTACGATTCTAGGACAAACTGGCGACTGGGATGTGCTTGTCGCAGGTGTCGTGGTTGCTGCCATCGAGGGTATTGGCATGCTCATGTACAGAAGAAGGAAGCGCCCATCTCTAACTACCGGGAGGTTGCAGTCTTTGGTGGCGATGATAAACTATTGGAAGGCTGGTGTTTGCCTTGGCCTCTTTGTAGATGCTTTCAAATTAGGTAGCTAA